Genomic window (Phacochoerus africanus isolate WHEZ1 chromosome 1, ROS_Pafr_v1, whole genome shotgun sequence):
CATGGAGGCATTTTAATATCTCTTTACCtctcaaatgtatttttctttgtagccTCTACTCCTCTACTGAGATGCTCTTACAGAGATGACCAAGAACTCACCCTTGCCAAATTCAGAGGCCAAGTGTTCATTTCACTCAGCCTCTGAGTTCATTTAGATCTATAAACCTCTTTTCCATCCTAAAAGACTCCAACCTTTGGCTTCATCCGTCGCACACAATTTGGTTCATTTCCAACCTCAGCAGCTGCTTCTTCTGAGCATCCTCCCCCAGCTATGAATCTGCCCCATATATAGTCCTTAGTCTCTAGCTAAACTGTTTAGTTGGACCCCTTTGGATGCATTCTTTTGTTCAATCTCAATTTCATTTTACTCTTATtacttcatgaatatttttctatatatttccaATGTTATTCTGTAGATCTTCAAATTAACATGATTGATATCACTGTCGATTAATAgtcattagaaatttaaaaaaacaaattaagttcATGAATCTCTGACCTACCCAGATGGTTTCGTTTTTCTCCCTACATCTCAAAGCATGCCTGGCACAAATCAGATCATGACCCTCCTTTACCCAAATCCATCAATACCTTAATACATTGGGTAATTGTTAGAGTAAACACCAGGCATGcaattaaatttcaatttcaatgTTGAATTTCAATGCGAAATTCAGAATGTTGGATTTCCTCAAAATTGCAAGAGGAATGCTAATGTTAAAATACTTTGTTTATCTGACAATCAGATTTAACTGCTTGACTTGCATTTTTGGTTGCTATACCTGGTGACCCAAAGTTTAGAAAACACAGTCACCATAGTCAAACACGTCACAGCCATGATCACATTCGTTAGCTCATCTGGTCATGGATCTTTCCTCTCCATTACAATTCATAGATCTTGGTGGCTTTTCCGCCCTTCAAatggacatatatttttttccactttaaactTTCTGCCCTCAAACTCATAAAGGAACAGCAAGAATGActttccattctctcttcttctcttagTGAGGCTTTCTCTTACTACTTAGTTTGAAGTAATTCTATACCAATATGTCTTTAAATTTCCCCTACCTCACATTGATTTAGTATTTATATAACTCATCACTATCAGGAATTAcccaatttataatttttttttctttttagccaccctgtggcatatggagatcctggggccagggatgagcTCCAaggcacagttgcaacctacacttcagcttcagcaatgccagattcttaaatcATCGTGCCAGGATGGGACTCAAACAACCTTCACCCCAGTGCTCCAtagacactgctgatcccgtgacaccacagcaggaacgccatcATTCATTTTATAATCTTGTCTGTCTTGAATTTCCTGATGCGGTTTAACCTAGATAATATGCTCCATAAAAATACTAACCTTGTCTGCCATGTTCACTGTTCCATCCTCGGTGCTCATAAAGTCTCCAGTATACAATTGGTTCTTAAAAAAATTAGGTGTATGGAAGCAGTCACAACGCatatcaatgaaatagaaagcctactttcatattccttttgaatttcatattttgatataattttaaatttatagaaagtTACCAAAATATGCAATAACTTATATAAACCTTACTCAATGTCCCCTAATGTAAACATAATTGTATTACATGTATCAAACCAGAAAAATTAACTTTGtgcaaaaaataatattaactacAGATTCTTATCTCACCATTTTTTTCAtaggcttatttttttttgttgctgttccAGGATCCAATTCATATTCCACTTGCTCACATATATTTTTAGTATCTTCCAAGTAATAACAGTGTCGCTGACTTTTCTTGAGTTTCATGGCCTTGATGGttttaaataatcagaaattTAGTAGAATATTTCCCAATTTGggtttttctgaggttttgtcaTACCTGTACTGAGGTTATACATTTCATAAGAACACTAGAAGAGATATGCCTTTTTCAGTATGACATATCAAGGAGAACATCATATCAACAACTCTTTGAGAGTttctgagaatatttttaaactcaaATTTCTAATAGAATAAATCCTTTCATTTCCATACCTCCAGTGTAAGTGAGGTTTAGTTTCATGGTCTTGTCCTAATTTTGTATCATACATAAAATTATGGATACCTATTTACGTAAGGTATTAAATCGAAGTGTAGTGTATAATATTATTCCCCCCAAAACTGATAAAGCACTTATTTATTTGATGTTTCACAAGTGAATCCTTCCATCCTGCCTACCCTCCCACaacatttccattcttttcttctgctttaaaGAAACTCTGTTGTTTCCAGGGCTGCATATATGCAAAGAGGATACTATTAATGAAACTAAGATTTTCAATGAGTAGAATCTACATGGGCTATATGATCTCATGGAGCTAGGAACAGAGTTTAAATTTGGAATCTAGAATAAACAAGCCACCAAATTAGAAGAATCTCTCTCTAAAGGCATATAATTTACTGCTAGGCATCATGACACACACCAGAGTTGTCTTGCCATGGGTACGTTGGTTATGAGGAATTCTTGATATAGATTTAATGCCAATTTAGAATGAAATATGAGTCCAACAATGCCTGTGGTTTGTCCTACATACCACTCTGTTGGTATATAAGGCCTTTGGAAGATTATAAACATAAAACTCTAGATCAACTCTTACTCCTCAACTAAGCCTTCTTCTCCTGCCATCATGAGCTTCTACAATAACTACTGTGGTGGTCTGGGCTATGGCTATGGTGGGGTAGGATGTGGTTATGGATGCAGGTATGGCAGCTCTGGCAGCTATGGATATACCTGTTATCGTCCATGCTGCTATGGAAGATACTGGACTTCTGGCTTCTTCTGAGGATTTCTAGATCGCTCATCTATTCAAGATGTTCTCTTATGAGGCACCATGTGTAACTCCTGCACTAATCATAATAAGTATGTTCTTGTCTGTCAAACAATGACCACCAAATTTAAGCTACCATGCAACGTCAGACTATTTTGATGGAATCGCCAAATTTCCgacaatttagaaaaatattcatttgatCTATGTTGATATTATATGATTCAATGCATTAAAAATCTTAACCATTTTCATTTGGGAAACTTGATTTTTCATTAAAGCTACTCTGTTTTTAACACCTACAATATTTTCATGCATATTTATTGATGTGGATATCTTCTGATTCAGTGTGTGTGGATGTGCTGTGTGTGAGGTGTTTGGCCCTTTTGCTACATATAGTTGACCATTTTTATTTGTGGATGAATACTTATTTTCAAACAATGATTTTCCTTTATGAGTTCTAGTGAGCATATCTAGGAGCTACTCTTATCTACCTTGATCTCCTGAAAGTCTTATCTTTGGAACATTCAAACTTTGACAAAAGACACTGGCAAGGTTATACCTCTCCTCTCACCACTTCATGCTATCTCTTTAGTATCTCATCCTTTATTTACACTTGATATTTGAATATGACCCTGAGAAGatgcaatttttcttttgaattttttttattgaactcATCCTATGCATTGTAACTGCACAGAAGGCTTTCTGTCATCCTCACATTGTCACAGGAAGATGCAGATTTTGAGGTCTATTTCAGTGAAATCTTTAGGAGGTCAATCTCTGCTTACCTTTCGGAAAGAGACCTTTAGTTTTCATCATAAAGCACtgactttgggagactgacttcaTGCAAATACAAATATGATCCAGAGTACAGACTGAAAACTATATCTGAAATCTTAGTATCTAGTTAATTTTCAGTAAAGTTGTTATAGTAATCACTTAATTCATTTTACCTATTATTTTAAGTAttagtaaaaaattataaaatataaataaatgagttctAATATTTTTTAGTACCTAATGTTAGAATTTAAGTTAACTAAAATCGAAAGTGAGTCCATGCACAATTACTGAATAGCAATAAAAGTGTGAGGCTGGCCAATATCTTAACCTGCTCCAAATGCATGCTCTCTGCAAGCATCTAGAGGGTATAATTATGTAGCTATGCCCTCCCTAATCAGTTGAAGACAGACTACACATGGGACTATGTaggatttcagtttttaaaaattcactggcTCCTTTTGCCATAGAATAAGGGCTATCTTGGAAAACATTCTATACATGTACTTGAAAGAAATTGTGTTCTATTTTAGGTTAGTATTCTCTAGAAGTATTAGATCTAGTTTATAGCGTTCTTTAACAATTTatattatggttttctatatagatGTTCTATCCACTATTCAGTGTGAGTTATTGGAATCTCCAACtattattattgcattttttttactttcaatttcatcaatttttgttttgtcttttgaagatCTTGTGTTAagtatatttgaatttaaaaaatttttatcttctttgataGATTGCCGTATTTTTCACTGCAAACTGCCCCCATtaaaattgtttgttttatttatttaatctgatATTTTCATATCCACTTCAGTTTTCTaatggtataaatatatataatacctttttattttcaacatatttGCTTCAAGAGACTttgatatataaaacatttttatgatagctattataaaatatgcatCAAGGGTGCTCAACATTcccaattattaaagaaatgcaaactaaaactatAACGAGGTATtgcctcataccagtcagaatggccatcattaaaaaagactacaaataataaGGGCTGGAGAGGATGTTGAAGAAAAGGAactttcctacactgttggtgggaatgtaaattgattcaGTTGCAATGGAGAAtggtatagaggttccttaaaatctGCAAATAGAGgcaccatgtgatccagcaatcccactcctaggcatatatccagatatgTGTTGAAAGGCATCCAAGAATCTGGAATTGGGTATAGATGtaagtaaaatatgtaataaaattagataaaataaataaatccctgtcaaataatttgaatatttgatTACCTTAGTGTTAaggtcagttgattttttttttctcattcaagttttaatttgtgtttttattgctaTGATGGTATgagagaattcttttttattaaaagaatctttgttctatttaaatatttaaaacaagacAGCCATTCTGTTTAGGTTTAGGTCATGGGTCTTGTGAGCCATGATTCACAATTTTCAGCATTGTTTCAATGTTATTTTGGTATGGTTGGTTCATCTTGTGCCACTGGCTGCCTCACTGGTCTCTTACATTGCTGCCTGAAAGTGCAGAAATAATTTTACCAGCCCATGTGCTGTGTGTCTTTTGGTAGAGTAGTTGGCATAGTGAGATTCCCCACCTATCTTCCTCAGTGTCAAGAGGTGTTTGCAGGGGACAGGAAAATGTCAGACACGTGAAGACAGAGTCTTCCTTGATTTAGAAGATATTTCCTTTAAGTAACCAGATGCATTGCTTATCACTGAAGAACTGATGAGACTAAAAGTTAcagctttatatatttatgtaaaaaaagaaggcattaaaaaatcactgctttaaacctttttaaaaatcaaaaaggaagaggaaattaaacataaaataagaataatagagGGAAAATGAAGACAAGTACAATTATTCTAATAGAAAATAGACGAACTGTAAAGAAAATCAGTCATTCCTCAAGTTGGTAGTTTGAACAGATCAATCGAACTGAAAAATTCTAGAGAGTTTGgtcaataatatatacatattaccaGGATGAAGAATGAAAGAATCAACATCTTTTAGGATCCCAGAGGCTCCAAGCATGATAAGTGAATAACATGAAAAATGTTAGTCAATAGTTTCTACAAaacagatgaaatagaaaatttcctttaaacGCACTAGTTAGCACTGACTCCAGTAAATGAATAGCACTATTTCTAATATGGAAAATGAActgatcattaaaaataaaagaaaataagttctAGGCTCAGATGCCTTAAGTGGTAAATTCTAGTAAATATTTATACAACATATTAATAGTTGCCTTAAGAAAATAGCGGCACCTAGGGACTTGactccaaatatttttctccaaaagcactagtaaagaagaaatatattgaacttctgaatgttttatttacacaaaaaacacagaaatatcattttatatttatatgaatatctATCAACCTATCTATATCAAGAAGTGATAGAAATACATTAATAATGGATGATATTATACAGATCATCAGAACAATATAgatcaaatagaaaaaataagtaagCAGAGACCTAAACAATATAATCAATAAGGTAGATTTTTATGGTTCTATGTTGACCTTTATATCCTGATAATAGAAAATGAATCTTCTTTTCAAGCACCCACAATATATCCACCATAATTGGTCATATATTATGTCATACAGAAAACAGTAGtctgccttttttaaaatttagataacaggaaaaaatactCCCTAATGTCATGCAACAAAACTCATAATTAGtaggaaaaacaaataatgggaaagcactttaaaaataaaatcaatcagtaggaaaaaaatgagccCTTCACAAGctagaaagtaaaaattattctacttaaaaaaattattgggtaAAAGAGAACCTTCAAATgaaatcacaaattttaaaataattaataataatgaaaaaagccTATAATAGagtatttgagaaatatttaaagcagTATTTAGAGGAAGATTCATACCACAAGCACATTtatcactaaaaagaaaagaaaaatattttcctcaaaatactttttaaggagaactaagaaaaccaaagaaagtaaaaaatagacataataatcaaaaatcagaaaattatgtGAATAAGAAAATTGTGACTTAATAATCAGCCAAAATGCTGTTATTTGAAAGAATTAACAGAATTTAAAAGCTAATtattaataatgaagaaaaaagataatctatataaaataaattagataaaaatgaacattaaagCAGAAGAAATTTGAAACATATTATGAAACTACTTTTTAGAACcttatgtatataaatttgaaaacctagatgaaatggataatTGCCTAGGGAAATACAGATTATCACAATGGACaccattggttttattttttttattttttcttttttgtgagtgtgtgcttttctttttttaattttttattacacaatgaatttattacatttatagttgtacaatgatcttcacaatccaattttataggatttccatcccacaaccccagtgcatccccccacctcccaaactgtcccctttggaaaccataagtttttcaaagtctgtgagtcagtatctgttctgcaaagaagttcattctgtccatttttcagattccacatgtcagtgaaagcatttgatgttggtgtctcattgtatggctgacttcacttagcatgataatttctaggtccatccatgttgctaaaaatgccagtattttgttccttttaatggctgagtaatattcaattgtgtgTATGTACTCCTTCAtgtttagccactcctctgttgatggacatttatgttgttttcatgtcttggctattgaaaatagtgctacaatgaacattggaatacatgtgtctttgcaagtcatggttttctctggatatatttccaccacttacagcaatggacagatcaaccagacagaaaatcaataaggaaacacaggccttgaatgaagcattagaccagatggacttaatacatatttataggacattccatccaaaagcaacagaatacacattcttctcaagtgcacatggaacattctctaagattgatcacatcctgggctacaaatccaacttcagtaactttaagaaagttgaaatgaTATCAACCATCTTTTCTGACCGCAatactatatgactggaaatcaacaacaagaaaaaaactgcaaaaaacacaaacacatggagactaaacaacatgctactaaacaaccaatggatcactgaagaaatcaaaaaggaaattaaaaaatacctagaaggaaatgacaagaaagataagacactccaaaacctataggatgcagcaaaagccgttctaagaggaaagtttatagcaatacaagcccacctcaggaaacaagaaaaagctcaaataaacaagcaaaatttacatctaaagcagctcgagagagaagaacagacaagacctaaagttagcagaaggaaagaaatcataaagctcagagtagaaatcaatgaaatagaaacaaagaaaaccatagaaaaggtcaatgaaaagaaaagcttgttctttgaaaatatcaacaaaattgataaacccttagccagacttatcaagaaaaaaagagagaagacaaatcATTAGTTTTAGAGGTTGGAAACCAACCAACTTCCTtggaagtaaaatagaaaattattatcaAAATACCACACATAAAAGCCAAGTCCCAGATAATTTCTCAGAATTCTATAAAATCTCCACGGAtttgtaaaaaaattataaaaattgtaaaaatcattaaagggcACTACAAAAGGTGAACAACTTCCTAATTCCTTTATGAAAAAATGTATAGCATTGAGTCTGTGGTAGGTAGAGATTTTGATGTAAATGCTCTGTGTGATACTCTCCCTCTGATGAGAACTCTGACTTGCTCCCTAACAATAAAATACggtaaatgcatatattttttaaattttttttgtcttttttggggggaacacacacagtatatggaagatcccaggctaggggtcgaattggagctgtagctgctggcctacccaacagccacagccacactggattcaagccacttctgcaacctacaccacagatcatggaaaccctgaatccttaaccccctgaatgtggccaggtatcaaactggTGTCTTTATcgacactagtcgggttccttaacactaagccatgttgggaactccacaaatgtgtATTATTATGTGTGATTATGTTACACAAGATCATATTACCTATATTTCCAGAATCTCTCTCCCTTCTTGCTGGATTTGAGTAAACAAGCACCAGTGCTTGGGAATTTACTTTGCAAGGAAGTATGGGCAGCCTTGTGCAGCTAACAGTGCCTTCTAGCAGACAGCCTACAGGGGCTTCTGGCCAACAGCTAGCAAGAAAATGAGCCCTTCATTCCTATAGCTAAAATGAACTAAGGTCTGCAAACAACATGCTGAGCTTGGAAGTTGATCCTTCCCCAACTAAACCAGCATCTTGAATTGGGACCTTgtgaaagcacttagaacag
Coding sequences:
- the LOC125113601 gene encoding keratin-associated protein 20-2-like, with the protein product MSFYNNYCGGLGYGYGGVGCGYGCRYGSSGSYGYTCYRPCCYGRYWTSGFF